A genome region from Anopheles stephensi strain Indian chromosome 2, UCI_ANSTEP_V1.0, whole genome shotgun sequence includes the following:
- the LOC118504363 gene encoding uncharacterized protein LOC118504363 isoform X2, giving the protein MCDDHDNGASRKGDITKAELNALIEALKKEKEKNTLLESQLEEARANSSKRRNDWIEEVSDEQLSRISPCGSSTMLQPVIQSNNEVSMLASMSFATLQIQACQPKEEKEEVDKTTFERWKEQFDAAMDIAGISSESLKMSAFKMKAGRALLNVLETSAPIQSEKDANLYSYSNAIDRLDQYYGSHLYVFRQRQKLRAMKQIKDESDYQFVNRVIELGKLCNYKDEQLIETIADVIQIHAINPKVRKAGWKILKKRGTINELLDRVRACEIEAINENIFNRNQQPLQSTAEVSAVSYGAYPKTASRLGEFQRDRLTYRQKHWGMQEDRGPNKKGFTGFATNRSFGIRRIVCWRCNSNSHQPENCYAIDKRCRGCQTVGHIERACRPDLQNKAVKRYSTEGESSQSSKTRKIAAITDGNDADKTECEQKTVSKTFLTEAD; this is encoded by the exons ATGTGCGATGATCACGACAATGGCGCAAGTCG CAAGGGCGACATAACAAAAGCAGAGCTGAACGCCTTGATCGAGGCTTtgaagaaggagaaagagaagaaTACTTTGCTAGAGTCACAGCTGGAGGAAGCTCGCGCGAACTCTTCTAAACGACGAAATGACTGGATTGAAGAAGTATCTGATGAGCAGTTATCCCGTATCTCACCGTGTGGCTCATCGACAATGCTACAACCGGTCATACAATCCAACAACGAGGTTTCCATGTTGGCGTCTATGTCTTTCGCGACACTACAAATACAAGCTTGTCAACCCaaggaggaaaaagaagaggTGGATAAGACAACATTCGAACGATGGAAGGAGCAATTTGATGCAGCAATGGATATCGCGGGAATTTCGAGTGAATCTCTCAAGATGAGTGCATTCAAAATGAAAGCAGGTCGTGCTCTGTTGAATGTACTGGAAACTTCAGCGCCAATTCAATCTGAGAAAGATGCGAATCTTTATTCGTACTCGAATGCAATTGATAGATTGGATCAATATTACGGATCTCATCTATATGTTTTCCGTCAGCGTCAAAAGTTGCGAGCGATGAAACAAATCAAAGATGAGTCTGATTATCAATTTGTCAATCGAGTGATCGAACTTGGCAAACTTTGTAATTACAAGGACGAGCAGTTAATAGAGACCATTGCTGACGTGATTCAGATACATGCAATTAATCCCAAAGTACGCAAGGCAGGATGGAAAATCCTTAAGAAACGCGGGACGATTAACGAGCTGTTGGATAGAGTGCGAGCTTGCGAAATTGAGGCGATCAATGAGAATATTTTCAATAGAAATCAACAACCACTTCAATCTACGGCTGAGGTCTCTGCTGTTTCGTACGGTGCTTACCCAAAAACGGCGTCTCGTCTGGGGGAGTTTCAGCGTGATAGATTGACGTACCGACAAAAACATTGGGGAATGCAGGAAGATAGAGGACCCAACAAAAAGGGCTTTACCGGATTTGCCACAAATCGGTCTTTTGGAATTCGTCGTATCGTTTGTTGGAGATGTAACAGCAATTCTCATCAGCCGGAGAATTGTTACGCTATCGACAAGAGGTGCCGAGGCTGCCAAACTGTTGGACATATCGAACGAGCATGTCGTCCTGATCTGCAAAATAAGGCGGTTAAACGATACTCAACGGAGGGCGAATCATCTCAATCGAGTAAAACCCGGAAGATTGCGGCGATTACGGATGGTAATGATGCAGACAAAACTGAATGTGAACAAAAGACTGTGAGTAAAACTTTCCTAACTGAGGCCGATTAG
- the LOC118504363 gene encoding uncharacterized protein LOC118504363 isoform X1 → MCDDHDNGASRKGDITKAELNALIEALKKEKEKNTLLESQLEEARANSSKRRNDWIEEVSDEQLSRISPCGSSTMLQPVIQSNNEVSMLASMSFATLQIQACQPKEEKEEVDKTTFERWKEQFDAAMDIAGISSESLKMSAFKMKAGRALLNVLETSAPIQSEKDANLYSYSNAIDRLDQYYGSHLYVFRQRQKLRAMKQIKDESDYQFVNRVIELGKLCNYKDEQLIETIADVIQIHAINPKVRKAGWKILKKRGTINELLDRVRACEIEAINENIFNRNQQPLQSTAEVSAVSYGAYPKTASRLGEFQRDRLTYRQKHWGMQEDRGPNKKGFTGFATNRSFGIRRIVCWRCNSNSHQPENCYAIDKRCRGCQTVGHIERACRPDLQNKAVKRYSTEGESSQSSKTRKIAAITDGNDADKTECEQKTVILESTSRANCYISDIVKSNDDRLYVIIRGENDQGSVVGYVAGVPINFLIDSGADVNTISEDNFDCLCRSDPEKTKIFNVRDGTDRSLKAYGMKDEIPVVASFVAELFISMDRPRTMEKFYVIPKARALLSRNTSLRYSVLQLGMEVPVKTNMGNDTTRLMPGEIFVLADSSEFPKFNVLPVMLTYDKGIPPSRNVFTSIPPAFRNETVKRLDELLSCGIIERVTDEMENSFCSSLLVVPKGKNDIRLVVDLRGPNKSIIRTPFLMPTLEAILAQLNGASWFTTIDLSSAFFHVELHEDCRHLTNFFAGNGTYRFKRLPFGLCNAPDIFQEILQTKVLTECKGVLNYLDDILVFGSSKEEHDINLEKTLQRLREHNVRLNSAKCVFGSRSVKFLGFKLCGDGWRIEDDKRKALENFRRPETLSEVKSFLGLVNFTERFIHKRAEKTTKLRTLAKSGIFYWTDKENQEFEFLKTDALNSIIRLGYFDHKDRTELYVDASPIGLGAVLVQFSESKIPRIISCASKSLTPAEQRYPQTQKEALAIVWGVERFAYYLINKHFIVRTDSEANEFIFGGSHRIGRRAMTRAEAWALRLLPYHFNIERVPGCLNVADALSRLICKSQKDDAFDEDNEKHILYALDAGDMTISWTEIQAASEADEELGVVRSGIQTGKWPKDLRRYESESKHLRTLGDIVFKGDLIVLPSNLRVRALKAAHRGHVGCGATKRILREFFWWPNMAKEATKFVSDCETCLVISKRNPPIPLSSRELPDGPWEILQIDFLSLPGCGSGEFLLTVDTYSRYLHVSEVKQTDARTTNDALCRVFSVWGLPRIIQSDNGPPFQGTEFIKYWEDKGVKVRKSIPLSAQSNGAIERQNQGVIKAVAAAKQEGRLWRYALDEYIHIHNTRKHHSRLGVTPFELLVGWRYRGTFPCLWNSRETIDRIAARENDAVSKLVSKQFADAHRGAKESTITAGDVVLTTVFQRSKTDPTFSKEKFTVLAREGAKVVIVNGKGMKLTRNIQDVKRVSNCDRKKKFEEDLEEPIEVTESTNNVSDQYSRPKRNIRLPNRYQESVMYHICYQE, encoded by the exons ATGTGCGATGATCACGACAATGGCGCAAGTCG CAAGGGCGACATAACAAAAGCAGAGCTGAACGCCTTGATCGAGGCTTtgaagaaggagaaagagaagaaTACTTTGCTAGAGTCACAGCTGGAGGAAGCTCGCGCGAACTCTTCTAAACGACGAAATGACTGGATTGAAGAAGTATCTGATGAGCAGTTATCCCGTATCTCACCGTGTGGCTCATCGACAATGCTACAACCGGTCATACAATCCAACAACGAGGTTTCCATGTTGGCGTCTATGTCTTTCGCGACACTACAAATACAAGCTTGTCAACCCaaggaggaaaaagaagaggTGGATAAGACAACATTCGAACGATGGAAGGAGCAATTTGATGCAGCAATGGATATCGCGGGAATTTCGAGTGAATCTCTCAAGATGAGTGCATTCAAAATGAAAGCAGGTCGTGCTCTGTTGAATGTACTGGAAACTTCAGCGCCAATTCAATCTGAGAAAGATGCGAATCTTTATTCGTACTCGAATGCAATTGATAGATTGGATCAATATTACGGATCTCATCTATATGTTTTCCGTCAGCGTCAAAAGTTGCGAGCGATGAAACAAATCAAAGATGAGTCTGATTATCAATTTGTCAATCGAGTGATCGAACTTGGCAAACTTTGTAATTACAAGGACGAGCAGTTAATAGAGACCATTGCTGACGTGATTCAGATACATGCAATTAATCCCAAAGTACGCAAGGCAGGATGGAAAATCCTTAAGAAACGCGGGACGATTAACGAGCTGTTGGATAGAGTGCGAGCTTGCGAAATTGAGGCGATCAATGAGAATATTTTCAATAGAAATCAACAACCACTTCAATCTACGGCTGAGGTCTCTGCTGTTTCGTACGGTGCTTACCCAAAAACGGCGTCTCGTCTGGGGGAGTTTCAGCGTGATAGATTGACGTACCGACAAAAACATTGGGGAATGCAGGAAGATAGAGGACCCAACAAAAAGGGCTTTACCGGATTTGCCACAAATCGGTCTTTTGGAATTCGTCGTATCGTTTGTTGGAGATGTAACAGCAATTCTCATCAGCCGGAGAATTGTTACGCTATCGACAAGAGGTGCCGAGGCTGCCAAACTGTTGGACATATCGAACGAGCATGTCGTCCTGATCTGCAAAATAAGGCGGTTAAACGATACTCAACGGAGGGCGAATCATCTCAATCGAGTAAAACCCGGAAGATTGCGGCGATTACGGATGGTAATGATGCAGACAAAACTGAATGTGAACAAAAGACT GTAATATTGGAATCTACTTCAAGAGCTAATTGCTATATCTCGGATATTGTTAAATCTAATGACGACCGGTTGTATGTGATAATCCGAGGAGAAAACGATCAAGGATCAGTTGTAGGTTACGTAGCAGGAGTCCccattaattttttgattgaCTCTGGTGCTGACGTTAACACCATCAGCGAAGATAATTTTGATTGTTTATGTAGAAGTGATCCtgaaaaaacgaaaattttCAACGTAAGAGACGGAACGGATCGTTCCTTGAAAGCTTACGGCATGAAAGATGAAATTCCGGTAGTGGCTTCTTTTGTCGCTGAGCTGTTCATCTCAATGGACCGTCCACGTACAATGGAAAAATTCTACGTTATTCCAAAAGCGCGAGCATTACTAAGCAGGAATACTTCGTTAAGATATAGCGTGCTACAACTTGGTATGGAAGTGCCAGTTAAGACAAACATGGGAAATGACACAACACGATTAATGCCGGGAGAGATTTTTGTATTAGCAGATTCGTCAGAATTTCCTAAATTCAATGTTCTTCCTGTGATGTTGACTTACGATAAAGGGATTCCACCGTCTAGGAACGTATTTACTAGCATCCCTCCAGCATTTAGGAACGAGACAGTAAAACGATTAGACGAACTTTTATCCTGCGGAATTATAGAACGGGTTACGGATGAGATGGAAAATTCATTCTGTTCATCTTTATTGGTGGTCCCTAAAGGCAAGAATGATATTCGCTTAGTCGTAGACCTTCGAGGCCCAAATAAGAGCATAATAAGAACACCATTTCTGATGCCCACATTAGAGGCCATTTTAGCGCAACTGAACGGCGCATCATGGTTTACAACCATCGATTTATCAAGTGCATTTTTTCATGTGGAGTTACATGAGGACTGCAGGCATTTGACGAACTTTTTTGCTGGCAATGGAACATATAGATTCAAGAGGCTACCATTCGGTCTTTGCAACGCACCCGACATCTTCCAAGAGATTCTACAAACCAAGGTACTTACAGAATGTAAAGGGGTGCTTAACTATTTGGACGATATATTGGTTTTTGGTAGCTCAAAAGAAGAGCACGATATTAATTTGGAAAAGACCCTTCAGCGGCTGCGCGAACACAACGTCAGGCTTAACTCAGCTAAATGCGTATTTGGATCGAGATCGGTCAAGTTCCTGGGATTTAAGTTATGTGGAGACGGATGGCGTATTGAGGATGATAAGAGGAAGGCGTTGGAAAATTTTCGAAGGCCAGAAACATTGTCTGAAGTGAAGAGTTTTCTAGGATTGGTAAACTTTACGGAACGCTTTATTCACAAACGTGCCGAAAAGACCACAAAGCTAAGGACACTTGCCAAGTCGGGCATTTTCTACTGGACAGATAAGGAAAATCAAGAGTTCGAATTTTTGAAAACAGATGCACTAAACTCTATCATCAGACTCGGCTATTTCGATCATAAAGACAGGACAGAACTATACGTGGATGCGTCCCCTATCGGACTTGGCGCTGTACTCGTGCAATTCAGCGAATCCAAAATTCCACGTATAATATCTTGCGCATCGAAGTCTCTCACACCAGCAGAACAAAGATATCCCCAAACTCAAAAAGAGGCACTTGCGATTGTTTGGGGTGTTGAAAGATTTGCTTATTATTTGATAAACAAACACTTCATCGTTAGAACAGATTCCGAAGCCAACGAATTCATTTTCGGCGGATCACATCGTATTGGTAGGCGAGCTATGACGCGGGCGGAAGCATGGGCTCTACGTTTGCTGCCGTATCACTTTAACATCGAAAGAGTTCCAGGGTGTCTAAATGTTGCTGACGCTTTATCAAGGCTGATTTGCAAATCGCAGAAAGATGACGCTTTCGATGAGGACAACGAGAAACACATATTGTACGCGTTGGATGCAGGAGATATGACCATTTCTTGGACGGAAATACAAGCGGCATCTGAAGCGGACGAAGAACTAGGAGTTGTGAGATCAGGAATTCAAACTGGAAAATGGCCCAAAGATCTTCGACGTTACGAATCTGAGTCAAAACACTTAAGAACGCTGGGTGACATAGTCTTCAAAGGTGACTTAATCGTTTTGCCATCTAATCTTCGCGTCAGAGCACTGAAAGCGGCACATCGAGGACATGTAGGCTGTGGGGCTACGAAACGTATCCTACGTGAGTTTTTCTGGTGGCCAAACATGGCAAAGGAGGCGACAAAGTTTGTATCGGATTGTGAAACCTGTTTAGTCATATCAAAAAGAAATCCTCCGATTCCACTTTCCAGTAGAGAACTACCAGACGGCCCCTGGGAGATCCTACAAATCGACTTTTTGTCCCTGCCTGGTTGTGGCTCTGGTGAATTTCTGTTGACGGTGGATACTTATTCTAGATATTTACACGTTTCCGAGGTTAAGCAAACGGATGCTCGGACCACTAATGATGCCCTTTGTAGAGTTTTTTCAGTTTGGGGTCTACCACGCATTATACAAAGTGACAACGGACCACCCTTCCAAGGAACGGAATTCATTAAGTATTGGGAGGATAAAGGAGTGAAGGTTCGAAAATCAATTCCCCTCAGTGCTCAATCCAACGGAGCCATCGAGCGGCAAAACCAGGGCGTGATAAAAGCGGTGGCGGCAGCGAAACAGGAAGGCAGACTCTGGAGGTACGCATTGGACGAGTACATTCACATTCACAATACACGGAAGCATCACTCACGATTGGGTGTTACCCCGTTTGAGTTGTTAGTCGGTTGGCGGTATCGTGGGACATTTCCGTGTCTGTGGAACTCGCGAGAAACGATAGACAGGATTGCGGCTAGGGAAAATGATGCGGTTTCGAAACTAGTTAGTAAACAATTTGCAGATGCTCATCGTGGGGCAAAAGAAAGTACTATTACTGCAGGCGATGTTGTCCTGACTACAGTTTTTCAAAGATCAAAAACCGATCCTACATTTTCTAAAGAAAAATTTACAGTGCTAGCAAGAGAGGGAGCGAAGGTTGTAATAGTAAATGGAAAGGGTATGAAATTGACTAGGAATATACAGGATGTAAAACGGGTTTCAAATTGCGAtaggaaaaagaaatttgAAGAGGATTTAGAGGAACCGATCGAAGTTACAGAAAGTACTAATAATGTCAGTGATCAGTACAGTAGACCCAAGAGAAACATACGGTTGCCTAACAGATATCAAGAATCAGTAATGTATCACATTTGCTACCAGGAGTAG
- the LOC118504364 gene encoding uncharacterized protein LOC118504364 — MDKSSFAAKRRQDKLHKKAPPPKPAKQKGNQKAPEVQHTAPLVVCDDRYGKRQLQQNWSEDRDLLSSDSDTDDGQLQAADFEKLLELPPSSASHFLLSSEKRWLQPDTELPGEDDNNRYSEYFRIDTKLLNASLGCIPFYERHGYEHELFSTLELNLMRQKAEINTKQYQQKYADQLPSKPQSGPISRNNKESMPLAKKPQPAPCFVGAFAKPKDSVVPIKSPEISRVPNDVVLIQPIDAKMKELAVISEPSEIVPKIVPSIVPTVQPATAKPQSSSTNDTKEEIQQWLDDILDI, encoded by the exons ATGGACAAATCTTCCTTTGCG GCAAAACGTCGTCAAGATAAGCTTCACAAGAAAGCACCTCCGCCGAAACCGGCTAAGCAAAAGGGCAACCAAAAGGCTCCTGAAGTTCAACATACAGCACCACTCGTAGTCTGTGACGATCGTTACGGCAAGCGTCAGCTGCAACAAAACTGGTCCGAAGATCGGGATTTGCTTTCAAGCGACAGCGACACGGACGACGGGCAACTGCAGGCGGCAGACTTTGAGAAGTTGCTCGAACTTCCTCCATCGAGTGCGAGTCACTTTCTTCTTAGTTCGGAAAAACGCTGGCTACAACCGGACACTGAACTACCGGGAGAGGATGATAATAATCGCTACAGTGAGTACTTCCGGATCGATACTAAGCTGTTGAATGCTAGTTTGGGCTGCATTCCGTTCTATGAAAGGCATGGCTATGAGCATGAACTGTTTAGCACACTGGAGCTTAACTTAATGCGTCAGAAGGCGGAGATAAATACAAAGCAATACCAGCAAAAGTACGCAGATCAGCTTCCTTCAAAACCACAGTCAGGTCCAATTTCGCGCAACAATAAGGAAAGCATGCCTTTAGCAAAGAAACCTCAACCAGCGCCGTGTTTTGTTGGCGCATTTGCCAAACCGAAGGATAGTGTCGTACCAATTAAGAGTCCAGAGATAAGCCGTGTGCCTAACGACGTAGTTCTGATTCAACCAATAGACGCAAAAATGAAGGAATTGGCAGTTATCTCCGAACCGAGTGAAATCGTCCCTAAAATTGTACCCAGCATTGTGCCAACCGTTCAACCAGCCACAGCAAAACCACAATCTAGCTCAACGAATGATACAAAGGAAGAAATTCAACAGTGGCTGGATGATATTTTGGACATTTAA